A region of the Mycoplasma capricolum subsp. capricolum ATCC 27343 genome:
CGTTTTTTACAATTATTTTTAAAATTTTATTTTTTATTTTAAATTAATTTATTAATAAAAAAGCAAAAAAAGCATTTGCAAATATAAAAGTCTTTGTGGTATTATTCCTATTAATATAGAATAAGCAACTAGAAAAGAGAAATATTATTAACATGACAGCTAATTAATTTTGAAATTTATTTTAGTAATATTTTGTAATTAATGTTAGTAATTATTCAAATGTTGCATCATTTTATTCATATTGAGATTGTATGTCTCTACTTTTTATAAAAAATGAACATAATAAAAACATTGATTAAGGAGTATTACTTATGTCCAAAATAAATTTTAAAAAATACGTATGACACAAATATGCTATATCTGCTAGTTTAATTATTGTTGCAACTACTGTTGTTTTAGGATCTGCTTATAAATACTCAACTACATCAATTGAAAAGCTTGGTCGTAAAAACTTTGTTGATAAAGAATCATTTAAAAATGCTTTTATTGATCCTAATGCTTTGCCTGTAACTGAATTTTCTGAAGTTCACAATAATAAGAGAAGCGTAAAGTATGATCCAGAAAAAAATGTAGTTAAATTTAATGGAAAAGAAATAAGTGTTGATCAATATTTACAACAGTATTATCAAAAGTATCAAGCTTTGCCCTATTTGAATATTAGATATGGTTCATTTAATTTTTACAACCAGTATATAGAGGCTGTAAGTCCACAAGAATTTTACAAATTTACTAAATGGTTTATGAAAAATGTTTCTTGAGGTCCTGAAATTATTACTCTAAAATCATTTTCAATTGTTAAGGGTGTTGAAATGAGTGGTAATAGTATTACTCTAGGAGCACATAGTAATAAAAACAAAGAAGAAACTACTATTAAATTTTATCCAGATGCCTTTTTTGGAACACTTCCTATTTATTCTAATTTGAGTGGTAGAGGTAATGCTTATGAATCATTAACTTATAAGTTGAATCAGCAAGTTCTAACTCAAAAAGACTTAGAAGGTTTTTTAGCTAATGTTGGAAATTACAACTCGCTAGCTAATTTATCTCAACAAACAATCAATAAGTCATATTTTAGAGGAATTACTAATGTTAGTTTTTTAAAAGGACAAAAAGTTTTTGCTTATAAGCAAGAAAATTGACAAAGCAAATTTTCTAAAACTTATTCTGAATTAGAAAAGAAAAGATTAGAAGATAGATCCCCATATTTATTTGTTATTCCAGCAAATAGTTTACAAGAAGCTCGTAAAAAATTAGAAGTCAAACTTTCTGAATATAAAAAGGAAAATGATCCTTATAAATTTTTTGAAAAAATAAATCCAAAAAATGTTGTTTTAGAAGAAAAAACTATTAGTGATGCAGAAGTAAAACAAGATAATACTAATAAGATTATTGATAAAAAATTAGTTTTAACTTTTAATGATAAAACAAATTATATTATTCATAATGCTTTTTCTGATGTTTTAACTGAGCAAATGACTTCTAATAATAGAAGAACTTATGTTGCGCTTAAAAATTATGTTAATTTTTCTAGTGCTAAACAAGAATTAGAAGATAAAGCAAAAAATTTTATTTTACAAATTAAAGAAAATATTAAATTAAAATCTAATGGAAAAGAAAAAGAACTAGAAGCACTTTTAAAAGAATTTGAGTCTGATAATAATGTAGTTAGTTTATTAAAACAAAAAGACCTAACATCAGATATTCTTAAAAAGGTTGATAAAAAAATATTTGAATCTGAAACTAAGTTTAATCAAATTTTAAGTAAGCCTAATAGTAATAAAGCATTTAATGAAAAAGAATATTATGAAATAGATATTGCATATTCATTACCTGAATTAATTACTTTAGAAACTTTAGTTCAACATAATAATAGAAATAAATTGAATTGAAGAGATTTTTATAATTTAAATGAGTTTGTTGCTGATAGATCAAATATATTAAAAAACGGTTCTACAGAGTTTTTTGTTTATTCAAAATTTGTTAAAGAAATAAATGCTAATGAAAATAAAAAATATGAAGAATTAAAAAGCGAAAATGATTTAATTGCTGCAAGTTCTAAAGTTGAGCTAATTGATATTTTAACTAAGAAAAGTATTATAAAACCAAATATTAGTCAAGAAGAAATTAATAAAATTATTCTTAAAGTAGATTTATTCGATCTTAAAAAAGAAGGACAAAATTTATTGATTTCTCTTAGAAATACTACAGCAGAAAAAGCATCTAATAAAGAGAAATTTGGAAATAAATGAATTAATATTTCTATTAATGCGAATGCCAAAAAAGACGTTATTAGAGCAACTAATGATTTATTTGCAGTTTTAGGATATAAAAAAGTAGTTGTTCCAAGTGTTTTAAAAGAAGAAAGTGATTTGAGAAACCCTATTACTAACAAACTTGAAAAAACATTTGATGTTTTTGTTGATGCTTATGAAAATTTAATTGATGAATTATTAGAAAAAGTACCTTATGCTGCACAATGACTAGAAGGACCTCATATTAAAAAAGTTCTTGATGAAAATGGTGTGATGCAATATAAATTAGAAAATGGAAAATATTTAGGTTTTACAAAAGATGATCGTATTGGTTTATGAGCAATTTTAAAAATGTCAGATAATAACTTTAAAGGTATATCAACTGATTTTTTAAAATTTGTTGGAGCTCATGAATATGGACATCACATTACTTTAAATGGTGCTCAAGATTTAGGAAATAAAGGTAGTGATCCAATTTTTATTAGTGCTTTAACTCCTGGAGCAACTCCTGATATTAGTAATTACTATAATCGTGAAGTTTTTGATTTATTTTTAAAAGCACGTACTCATATTGAACTAGAAACTAAACGTCTTTTAGATCAATTTGGAGTAATAAAAGACTATGGAGAATATGCAGTATTTAATTTTGCTAAAAAAGATAAAAATGGAAATATTAACTTTGATACTAAAGATAATATAGGTATTGAAAAAGATTCTGATATTTGAGGTGTTGATATTGAAGATCCAGATATTAGAAAAGCATTAAGTAACAAAAAAAGAAGATTTCTTCAAGATTTTGCTGGATTATTAGAAGCAGTTAAAGAAAGACAAAAAGAAAATAATTTAACTACTGATGATGATAAAAAATGATTAAGCGCATTTGATTTATGAATTGCTAATGCAATTGATTTTTATTCAGGTACATTAAATCCAACTGTTAATAGTTCAGATCAACAAAATCAAGTTGTTAAGTACATGTATAAAGATGATGAAGGTGTATTAAGATTTCAACCAGCATCTTTAAAAATGTTAGATGGAATTTTAAAAGATGGTAAAGGAAATCCAATTAAGTTTGATATTTCAAATAATGGTAAAAGTGTTGAACCTATAGTAGTTAAAGGTGAAAAAGATTCAAAAGGTAAATACTATAAAATTGATGAAGTATTAGTTCATAATAAAGATGGTTCTCCAATAATTAATGTTCCTATCGGTGTAGATTTTAGAGATGAAAAATCAGGATATAATGACCAAAAAACAATAGATTTCATTAATGAAAAAATTAAGGTTGTAGAAAGTACAATTAAATCACTAGTTGTTGATAAGTATTCAATTAATGGATGAAATAATGAAAACACACGTATATCTTTAGATTCTAAAATTGATTTAAATTATCCTGTAATTAAAGATATTTTTGGTTCTAAAGTACCAAATAATGTTAGTGAAATGTATAAAAATATTTATGCTGATTATGTTTTAAATAGAGATGTAGATACAGGGTCATATAAGTTTGATGAACATGGTAAAATACCAAAAGTAAAATATTATAACTTAGATGGTACTAAAGTTGATAGATACCATAATTCAGACACACTATCTAGTTTGATTTATGCAAACCCTTCAAATTTTAGAGCAACAGATGACAATGGTGAATTAGATTTTAAAACAATATTGTGAACATTATATGCAGCTGGTTTTGTAGTATATGGCAATCTTATTAACGCAGGTTCTTCTCAGGTTTTATGACTTGCTAAAGATAAAATGTATATGCCAAATGTTAAACTTCAAGAAGCTTATACTGATTTATATTTTTTAAGTAGTTTACCAAAAGAATATGAACAAATATTTGAAGCTAAAAAAGTATTAAAATGAATATCTAAATACACCCCTTTATTTGTATCAAGTAATTCAAATAAAACTGGTGTTTGAAATATGGTAGATAGTGAAGGAAAATTTGTAGATTTTAATCTTTTAATAAACCAAGACTTTAAAAAACCTATTAAATTACAACTAAATTATTCTAGAGTAAAAACACTTGATAATAATGTATTAAATGGTTTATTTGGAACATTTAAAGATTTTGGTAATAATAATTTAGAATTTGATAAATATGATAAATGATTAGATTTTGTAACAGTAGATTTAAGAAAGGCTAAATATAATCAAGAACAAGACAGAGTTGATTGGGAAATTGAGTATGTAAAGTCTAAAGTTGATATTGATAAATTTAAAGAAAAATATAAATCAGAAGTATTAGATAAACTTGATTCAATATCTTCAATGAATGATAATCAAAAACAAGCATTTAAAACTTTTTATGAAAAAGCTAATGCAGATAAAACAGAACAAATTTGAGCAAATGAAATTATGAGAAGATTTAGCTCTTCATATTTTGCAATGTATAATAGTGCACTTTCAATTGATGAAATTGAAAAAAATAATGATCTTGCTTGAATTTTTGATTCAACACATGGTTATGGTGATTTTAAAAAAGCTAAGTTTAAAATTAAAAATCCTGATAAAAGCAAATGAGAAATCAGTACTGATGATTTATTAAATGCATATAAAAAATTAGCAAAAGATTTAAATGTTGAAACTAAACAACTTAATTTAGTTGATTCATTAGTATTTGATAATAAAACTCAACTTTATACAGATCAAACTATGACACATATTTATAATAGAAAATATGATTTATTAAGCATTTTTTCTTCTTTAGCAACTGCTCAATTTCACACTTCTCCAACTAGAGATGTATTAGATTACTTCTATAAAAAAACTGAACGTAAAGTTAATGAACTGTTCTCAAATTATACTTATAATTTTGCTGAAGTAATTAATCGTGATAACTTGCAAATTACTTATTCACCAAGTAATCATGATTTTGGAAATATGCCAAGTTTTTTATCAAACATTAGTGAAGCTACAACTGGTTTAGAGTATGTTGTTGATGGAACTACAACTGCTAAATGAAAAAAAAGAGCAATTAAAATTAATGATCGTGATGGAAGAAATGGTATTGTAAATGCTATTTTAGATTATGAGAAATTAGTTGATAGTGAAGCTAAAAATAAAGCTGAAGCTTTAAATTTAAAATATCGTAATTCTAAACTATCTCAAAAATCTAATTTAAGTGATGATTCAAACTATGATAATAGTTATTTTGGAAAGTTCCAATCAATTAACAATGGTTGGTTTAAAGATAGATGGTATCGTGACTTTTTAGACTTTAAACTTTATGATGATAATGGAAATCCAATAAAAGATGACACTATTAGAATTAAAGATTTAGAAAATAAAAAAGTTGATTCAAGAGTAAATGCTTTTTGACAGTTCTATATTCAATCACAAGGTGTTGGTAAACGTAATATAAGTGGTATTTGAAGAGATGCTAATAAAGATGCTGTTGCAATGTTTGGTTATTTATCTAGTGATGTTGCAAATAAAGCAAATTATTTAGCATTTAAAAATCAAAAAACTGGTGAAATTAAAACAATAAAAATTAATAAGCAATTTAGTAGTAATATGTTTTATTACAAAACTCAAAATATTGAAAATGAAGCTAAATATGAAGCTGCTAAAACTCAAGAAGAAAAAGATAGAATTCGTCACACATTGGCTCATGAAAAATACAACTATAAAGATATTAATGGTCAACATACTGGAGTTGGATTTGTTTCTTGGGTTAGTGATTATGCAATAATGTCAAAATACAAAAATGCTTTACTAACACCAGGTCAACAATATAGCGTTTATTTTTCAAGTGATCAAAAGGGAACTAAAGATATTATTAAAACTGATTTAGGTAATTTTGAATCAATTGCTGAAAACGGAAAAACATTTTCACAAGCACCAGTTAGAATGCAAAAAAATAAACAAGTTGCTAAAGTTGATAAAGATGGAACTAAATATTATGAAAATACACTTTATGTTTATGATCAATTTAATGGAGTTAAATAGGAGGGATTATGAAAAAAATAACTAAATTTTTAATTCTTTTTACTAGTTCAACTGCTTTAATTAGTATAACTGTACCTTTAACTGTTATTAATTTAAAAGCTAAAAAAACTATTCGTGATTATGATTTAGGTTTAGTAGCTGAACCAATTAACTCTTTAAACTACATTAAATTTGCATCTGTTAGTAAGGTGTTACCAAGTTTAGTTGAAGCACCACTAAAATCTGGTCCTAGTGAAAATTTAAAAAGAATTTTATCTATTCCTGAAATTCCAATGGGAACTTATAATAATGACGTTAAATTAGTTGAATCTGATTTTGGAAAAGGAATAACAACTATTGATAAGTATTTTCAAACTAAAGAGCCATCAAAAAACCCAACCGGTAGATTTTATGCACTTGATGGTTTTGGAAACACTACTGGAACTTTAAGTGCTGATAAAAGTACTTATCATCCTGTAAGTATTTTAGAAAGTAATAATAAAGTTCAATCAGCTAATATTTTATTAAATGATGGACAAAGTAGATGAAGTAATAATGATGAAGTAGTTGCTGATGATTATATTGATGCTATTCATTATATTTTGGATTTATCAACTGGTTCACAAAGATTAACTAACATTTTGCAGCGTAAGTTTGCAAACGCACAAACTATTGTTGATTTACAAAATGAATATATACGTAAATTTGGGGTAACTTACAATAATCCTTTTCAATATCCTGAATTTAAAAAAATTAATAATAAATATCAATATGATGTTTTTAATCCAAATTATAAAAACAAATTATATGCATCTCAAATTGATCACATTTTAAAAAATAGTAATAAATATCGTAATAAAAAACTTACTCAACAACAAATTGAACAAATAAAAAAAGAAGAAAAAGAAGTTTTAGATAAATTACAACAAACAGTTAAAAAATTAGGTTTATATTCTGGTAGGCTATATTGAAATTATTCAAATAAAGAAATTTTAAGTAGTGTACCCTATTCTCCTGATTTTGATCCAAACGCTGATGAAACTATTATAATGCTTCCTAACTTAGAACGATTAAATCCAAATCTTAGTGTTGAACAACGTAAATTAATTCCTCAAAGAAAAGCTGTAAAAATTAAAAAATATTTATTTACAGATCCTAGACAAAAGTTTAGTAAAGAATTTGATGAATTATTAAAAAAATCAAAAGAGTTAAAGAATAAGTTATCAGTATCTTATAGTGAAAATAATTCTAAAACTTATGATAATGAAGTAAATAAAGCTTATGGAAATACTAATACTTTATCAAATGAATTTATTGATAGTTTTAATGCTAAAAAATATAGATGACATCGTGAACTAGCTTTAGATGAATATTCTTTACGTGTTGAATATTCTGCAAGTGAGCCTACTTCAGTTTCAAATGTTGTTCAAGATATGTTATCAACGCTATTTCCAATTAATAGAAAATTTGTTGAATTAAATGGTGGGATTAATGATTTTGGTCTAACTAAAGAAAGATTTTTGACAACTGGAGCATTTAATCTTGATGAAGTAGTTTTAGGTCCTCAAGGATATTTATTGTTAAGTAAAAATCCAAATTACTATTCAGCACCAAAAACTATCTCAAATAAAATCAAAATTTTCTTTAGTTCAAATCCTAATATTAATGCTGCTTTATATGATGATAAGTATATTGCTGCAACTAGAATACCAGCAATTAGTCAATTAGCTTATTGAACTAATGAAGAGTATAGAAAATATATGAAAAAAACTGCTGGTTTTGGAACAATTGCTTTAGCTTTTAATTTAGATCAAGAAAGATATGAAACTTTAGATAAGAACTCTGATTCACGCTATGTTTATGATTCTGATTTAAGAAATGCGATTTATTATGCAATTAATCGTGATGAAATGTTAAATATTGTTGGTTGAAATTCATCATATCCAGTTATTACTTGAACAGCATTTGGTCAAGGTTCTTCATCATTTGGAGATGCTATTGAGATTGCATTTGATCATGATGAAATGTATACAAAAGTTGATGATAAAAAAGCAATTCCAGTACAGAATTATAAACATATAGATCATTTATCAAAATCGTATAATTTTGAACACGTTGATAGAACAGATAAAGGTTTTGATTTAAATATTGCTAAAAAATATTTAGACTTGTTTAAACAAAAACATCCTAATGTTAAATCATTAACTTTAAAATATATTTCAAATTCAACTGATGAACAACAAAATGCCGGTATTGCTTTACAAGATTTTATGAGAAAAGCATTTAATGGATTTATTAATATTGAAATTAAAAGCTTACCTGAAAATGTGTATGAATATGCAAGAACTAAAGGTGAGTTTGATCTATTGTATCGTAACTTTGATGCGTTTGGATCTGATGCTTATAGTTATGTAAGAGTATTTTTTAGAACTGATGGAATTGATAGTAAAAATGCAAAAACTACAGGATTTAGAAATAATCCATCTGGTTCATTTACTTATGAAAAATACTTTAGTGAAATTGGTTATAAATTAGATCAATTTGGAAAAGTAATTATTGATGAAAAACATAAAACTGAAGCTGAAAAATTAAGAAAACGTTTACGTATTAATCAAAAATTGTGAGACAAAGTTCTTGAATTATCATTTAGAAAAGTTAAATATAAAAATAATAAAAATGAAGTTAAAACAGAAACACTTAGTGAATATATAGAACGTGTTAATTCATTTTTTACTAATCAATTTACAGATGATGAAATAAAAGAACGATGAACTGAACAAAGTTCATTTGGAATTATTGGAGCTTTAGAAAAAATTATTCGTGATGCAGCACCTGTTGTGCCTTTAATGGAAGTTGATACTTATTGAGAAATTTCAAGAGTAAATGGAACTAATAATTTATTTACTTATTCATTACAATTTGCATATGATACAGCGTTTCCACCAAGTCCAAAATTACCAACAGATATTAAGGAGGGAGAATAATGAAATCAAAAACAAAATCTAGTTTTGTTAATGATTTATCTACATTACCAAAAAATGCTATAGAGCATAAACAATATGTAGATTTTAGTAATAAGATTAAATACGATATTTCTTGACACAAACGTATTTTTAATATTAAAACACCTTGAATTACTTCTTTATTACGCACTATTTGAATATTTATTGAGTTTTTCATTGTTGCTTTTATTGTTATTACTGCAACTTTCTTTCTAATTAATTTAGTACCTGGTGGTACAGGATTAACTGCTGGACTTGATGAAGCTGCTAAGGCTGCTGTTGAAGAGCACTATGGTTTAAATCAACCATTAATTGTAAGATATGGTATTTATTTATATAACATTCTACATTTAGATTTTGGAATTAGTTTATCTGTTTTTCCTGGTGAAAAAATTAATGATTTTGTTTGAGTAAGATTTTATAAAAGTTTTTTAATTGGTATATTTTCAGTGATGTTAACCTTACTAATTGGAATACCTTTAGGAGTTTATGTTGGTATGAATCCAGATAAACTTCCAGATCATATTGCAACTATATTGGTTTCAATTTTTTCATCAATTCCATCATTAGTCTTTGCTTTATGATTGTTATTATTGGGACGATCTGCTGGTATGCCATATATTTTTGATCAATCAAATTTAGCATCATATATACTTCCTGGTTTTGCTTTATCTCTTGGTTCTATTATTGTTTATATTAAATATATTAGAACTGAACTAAATAGAGAATTGAATTCTCAACATTGTAAATTTATTTACTTAAAAGGAATAACTAAACGTAGATTTGTTTGAACTCATGCTTTAAAACCTGCGTTATTTCCAATAGCAACTTTTTTTCCAGTAGTAATTTTTGGAAGTTTTATTGGTTCATTATTTATTGAACAAATTTTCTTTATTACAGGATCTGGAGGATTATTGTTAAATGCAATTACTTCAAAAGACTTTAATATTATTTTATTTATGGTAACTTTATTTTCACTATTAACTATTTTGTCATATACATGTCGTGATGCTTTATATAAAGTAATTGATCCAAGAATAAGAAGGAGAGCTTAATATGTCAAAATTATCTGAATTATTCAAAGCTTGACATAATCGTAAAAAAAGAGCTGAATTAAGTCCTACTAATATTGATGGTTTTAATTTAGCTCCAAATAAACTTTTACGTCCTTTAGCTTTTCAACAATGACAAATAGTTGGTAATTTATTAGAATTTAGCGAAACAAATAAAATGCATAATCAAAAGAATGCTTTTGTAGAATTCTTTTATCGTTTTTCAAGATCATTTGCTGGAGTTTTTGGTTTTGTTATTCTATCGAGTTTAATCATTTTATCTTTAATTATTCCTTTAACTACAAAAGATCCATTAATAATTGATGTAGAAAATAGAAATGAAACATTTTTTACTAATGGTCATATTTTAGGAACTGATGCATTAGGTAGAGATTTGTGAGCTAGATTATGACATGGATTAAGATATTCATTAACTTTATCTGTTGTAGCTACTTTTATTCAAGTAATTATTGGGTTATTTATTGGAATTATGATGGGTCATTTTCGTATATTTGATAAATTAATGACTTTTATTATTAAAATTATTTCAAATGTACCTTCTATTATTATTTTGATTACTATTACTATTATTATTAAACCTACATTTTGAGTTATGGTATTTGCATTATCTTTTACTTCTTGAACAGGAATTGCAAATCAAATGCGTTCACAAGTTTTAAGAGCAAAATCATTTGAATGAGTAAGTGCTTCAAAAGTTTTAGGAACTCCAACTTATAAAGTTTTATTAAACTATTTACCAGTTTTAATACCTTTATTAATTACTGAAATTGTGTTTCATATTCCAGGAATTATACTTTCTGAAACTTCTTTAGCATTTATTGGATTATCAATACCAAATGTTGCAACTTTAGGTAATTTAATTAGTGATGGATCTAAAAACTTTACTGTGTTTCCTAGATATGTTTTAATTCCTTCATTTATGTTAATATTAGTAACTACTTCTATTCAATTAATGGCTAATTCAGTTCAAGATACATTATTAAGACAAAGATAGGTTTAGTATATGAAAGTAGAAATTAAAAACGCTCAAGGATATAGTAAAAAGTTTAAAACACCACTTGTTTATAACAATATGCCAATTCCATTAGATTTATTTGAGATTAAAGATAAAACTAATAAATCTTATTTACAATCATTTATAAATTATTGAAAAAATAAATTAGTTATTATTAAAAATCTTTTTAATAAAAGTGAGGAACAACAAAATGTAGATGTTTTTAAAAATGTTCAACAAGAAGAAGTTTTTGGAAAACTAGTTAATGTTGCTGCTCATATTGATGATGTTTATTTGTCTTTTAAAAATCCAGCTAATCCTAGAGAAAAAAATGTAGTTTTACGTGCACCTAGTTTAAAAATTTATGAAGGAAAAGTTCATGCACTAATTGGTGAATCTGGATCTGGTAAATCAGTAATTACTTCTTTATTGTATGGATTAAGTGGCTCAAATTCAGTGATTGAATCTGGAAGTGTTAAATTGTATGGATTAGAAGTTCATAATTTTAACGAACTTGAATGAGAAAAATCAAAATTACGTGGAAGAATTATTTCAGCTGTGTTTCAAAATCCTATGTCTATATTAGATCCAACTATGAAAATTGGAAATCAAATTATAGAAGGTATGCTAGTAAGTAAAATTGTTCAAACAAAAAAACAAGCTTATGAACAAGCTTTAAATTATTTAAAACTAACTAAAATTAACAATCCTGAACAAATTATGAAAAAATATCCTCATGAATTATCTGGAGGAATGATTCAACGTGTTGCTATTGCTTGTATTATTTCATTAAAACCAAAAATTTTAGTAATGGATGAACCAACAACAGCTTTAGATCCAACTGTGCAAGCTTTAGTTTTAGATGTTATTAGAGAATTGCAAGAACAATTTAAAATAGCTATTGCTTTTATTACTCATGATTTAGGAGTAGTTGCTTCAATTGCTGATTTCATTAATATTATGTATGCTGGTCAAATTGTTGAATCTGGAACTAAAGAAGAAATTTTATTAAACCCACAACATCCTTATACTTGAGGATTGATAACTTCAATGCCAGATTATAACAAAGGAGAAAAATTACAAGTTATTCGTGGTTCAGTTCCAGCTAATTTAAATAAAATTGAAGGTGATGCTTTTGCTATTAGAAACGATTATGCATTAGATATTGACTTTTTTGAAGAACCTCCAATTTATCAAATATCGCCAACTCATTTTGTAAAAAGTAATTTATTAAGTTCGCAAGCTCCTAAATATAGTCCACCAAAAATTATTTTGAATTTATGAAAAAAATACGACAAAACACTTAATGCTATTTATGGAGATGACATTTTTGTAGATGATAAAGTTTATAACAACTATAAAATTAAATCTGACCAACAAAATAGCAAAGTTGCACTAAAACTAAAAGAAAATAAAGAGTTATTAGAAAAACAAGAACAAGAAAGGTTATAAATGAATAATTATTATATTGAAAAACAACCCTTTAAAAAAGTTTTATATCGTCAAATTAGAAAAGGTACTAATGAGATGTTAAATGCATATAAAGATAAAAAAAGCGTTGTTGAGATTCGTAACCTTGATATTGTTTATGGATTTGGTGCAAAAGAATTTACTGCTATTAAAGATTTAAATTTAAATATTTATGATGGAGAAGTTCTAGGTTTAGTTGGTGAATCTGGATCTGGTAAATCAACTATTGGAAGAAGTATTATTGGATTAACACCTCATAGTTTTGGTCAAATTAAAATATTAGATAGAATTATTCCTAAAAATATTGATAGGGGTAATAAAT
Encoded here:
- a CDS encoding ABC transporter substrate-binding protein, with the translated sequence MKKITKFLILFTSSTALISITVPLTVINLKAKKTIRDYDLGLVAEPINSLNYIKFASVSKVLPSLVEAPLKSGPSENLKRILSIPEIPMGTYNNDVKLVESDFGKGITTIDKYFQTKEPSKNPTGRFYALDGFGNTTGTLSADKSTYHPVSILESNNKVQSANILLNDGQSRWSNNDEVVADDYIDAIHYILDLSTGSQRLTNILQRKFANAQTIVDLQNEYIRKFGVTYNNPFQYPEFKKINNKYQYDVFNPNYKNKLYASQIDHILKNSNKYRNKKLTQQQIEQIKKEEKEVLDKLQQTVKKLGLYSGRLYWNYSNKEILSSVPYSPDFDPNADETIIMLPNLERLNPNLSVEQRKLIPQRKAVKIKKYLFTDPRQKFSKEFDELLKKSKELKNKLSVSYSENNSKTYDNEVNKAYGNTNTLSNEFIDSFNAKKYRWHRELALDEYSLRVEYSASEPTSVSNVVQDMLSTLFPINRKFVELNGGINDFGLTKERFLTTGAFNLDEVVLGPQGYLLLSKNPNYYSAPKTISNKIKIFFSSNPNINAALYDDKYIAATRIPAISQLAYWTNEEYRKYMKKTAGFGTIALAFNLDQERYETLDKNSDSRYVYDSDLRNAIYYAINRDEMLNIVGWNSSYPVITWTAFGQGSSSFGDAIEIAFDHDEMYTKVDDKKAIPVQNYKHIDHLSKSYNFEHVDRTDKGFDLNIAKKYLDLFKQKHPNVKSLTLKYISNSTDEQQNAGIALQDFMRKAFNGFINIEIKSLPENVYEYARTKGEFDLLYRNFDAFGSDAYSYVRVFFRTDGIDSKNAKTTGFRNNPSGSFTYEKYFSEIGYKLDQFGKVIIDEKHKTEAEKLRKRLRINQKLWDKVLELSFRKVKYKNNKNEVKTETLSEYIERVNSFFTNQFTDDEIKERWTEQSSFGIIGALEKIIRDAAPVVPLMEVDTYWEISRVNGTNNLFTYSLQFAYDTAFPPSPKLPTDIKEGE
- a CDS encoding PDxFFG protein; amino-acid sequence: MSKINFKKYVWHKYAISASLIIVATTVVLGSAYKYSTTSIEKLGRKNFVDKESFKNAFIDPNALPVTEFSEVHNNKRSVKYDPEKNVVKFNGKEISVDQYLQQYYQKYQALPYLNIRYGSFNFYNQYIEAVSPQEFYKFTKWFMKNVSWGPEIITLKSFSIVKGVEMSGNSITLGAHSNKNKEETTIKFYPDAFFGTLPIYSNLSGRGNAYESLTYKLNQQVLTQKDLEGFLANVGNYNSLANLSQQTINKSYFRGITNVSFLKGQKVFAYKQENWQSKFSKTYSELEKKRLEDRSPYLFVIPANSLQEARKKLEVKLSEYKKENDPYKFFEKINPKNVVLEEKTISDAEVKQDNTNKIIDKKLVLTFNDKTNYIIHNAFSDVLTEQMTSNNRRTYVALKNYVNFSSAKQELEDKAKNFILQIKENIKLKSNGKEKELEALLKEFESDNNVVSLLKQKDLTSDILKKVDKKIFESETKFNQILSKPNSNKAFNEKEYYEIDIAYSLPELITLETLVQHNNRNKLNWRDFYNLNEFVADRSNILKNGSTEFFVYSKFVKEINANENKKYEELKSENDLIAASSKVELIDILTKKSIIKPNISQEEINKIILKVDLFDLKKEGQNLLISLRNTTAEKASNKEKFGNKWINISINANAKKDVIRATNDLFAVLGYKKVVVPSVLKEESDLRNPITNKLEKTFDVFVDAYENLIDELLEKVPYAAQWLEGPHIKKVLDENGVMQYKLENGKYLGFTKDDRIGLWAILKMSDNNFKGISTDFLKFVGAHEYGHHITLNGAQDLGNKGSDPIFISALTPGATPDISNYYNREVFDLFLKARTHIELETKRLLDQFGVIKDYGEYAVFNFAKKDKNGNINFDTKDNIGIEKDSDIWGVDIEDPDIRKALSNKKRRFLQDFAGLLEAVKERQKENNLTTDDDKKWLSAFDLWIANAIDFYSGTLNPTVNSSDQQNQVVKYMYKDDEGVLRFQPASLKMLDGILKDGKGNPIKFDISNNGKSVEPIVVKGEKDSKGKYYKIDEVLVHNKDGSPIINVPIGVDFRDEKSGYNDQKTIDFINEKIKVVESTIKSLVVDKYSINGWNNENTRISLDSKIDLNYPVIKDIFGSKVPNNVSEMYKNIYADYVLNRDVDTGSYKFDEHGKIPKVKYYNLDGTKVDRYHNSDTLSSLIYANPSNFRATDDNGELDFKTILWTLYAAGFVVYGNLINAGSSQVLWLAKDKMYMPNVKLQEAYTDLYFLSSLPKEYEQIFEAKKVLKWISKYTPLFVSSNSNKTGVWNMVDSEGKFVDFNLLINQDFKKPIKLQLNYSRVKTLDNNVLNGLFGTFKDFGNNNLEFDKYDKWLDFVTVDLRKAKYNQEQDRVDWEIEYVKSKVDIDKFKEKYKSEVLDKLDSISSMNDNQKQAFKTFYEKANADKTEQIWANEIMRRFSSSYFAMYNSALSIDEIEKNNDLAWIFDSTHGYGDFKKAKFKIKNPDKSKWEISTDDLLNAYKKLAKDLNVETKQLNLVDSLVFDNKTQLYTDQTMTHIYNRKYDLLSIFSSLATAQFHTSPTRDVLDYFYKKTERKVNELFSNYTYNFAEVINRDNLQITYSPSNHDFGNMPSFLSNISEATTGLEYVVDGTTTAKWKKRAIKINDRDGRNGIVNAILDYEKLVDSEAKNKAEALNLKYRNSKLSQKSNLSDDSNYDNSYFGKFQSINNGWFKDRWYRDFLDFKLYDDNGNPIKDDTIRIKDLENKKVDSRVNAFWQFYIQSQGVGKRNISGIWRDANKDAVAMFGYLSSDVANKANYLAFKNQKTGEIKTIKINKQFSSNMFYYKTQNIENEAKYEAAKTQEEKDRIRHTLAHEKYNYKDINGQHTGVGFVSWVSDYAIMSKYKNALLTPGQQYSVYFSSDQKGTKDIIKTDLGNFESIAENGKTFSQAPVRMQKNKQVAKVDKDGTKYYENTLYVYDQFNGVK